In Ignavibacteriota bacterium, a single genomic region encodes these proteins:
- a CDS encoding class I SAM-dependent methyltransferase, translating into MSPVLDTGMLHELYERKGAFPIDEDLLGRINPSTLGAETLQFLGMLVLWKQPKHIFEFGSGLSTLFLSRLQQRLGTTTPFPIMSIDHSQRYLGETRRALGGSSDVHLVHAPLAVTECAGRVFTTYHPAYTREIPHDIRFDLVLIDGPPAYRYGREAPLYHLAPYLTQDALIVLDDANREPEQEALANWQRTWPEGFAMVQFPDLKKGLAVLRIGEPARAVPAAVPGAQVTTDLDRVITFLKTEGGVFADGR; encoded by the coding sequence ATGAGCCCAGTACTCGACACCGGCATGCTGCACGAGCTGTATGAGAGGAAGGGAGCCTTTCCGATCGACGAGGACCTTCTCGGCCGCATCAACCCCTCGACACTGGGAGCGGAGACACTCCAGTTCCTGGGAATGCTTGTGCTGTGGAAGCAGCCGAAGCATATCTTCGAATTCGGCAGCGGTCTTTCCACCTTGTTCCTGTCCCGCTTGCAGCAGCGGCTCGGGACAACCACACCGTTCCCTATCATGTCCATCGACCATTCGCAGCGGTATCTGGGAGAAACCCGCCGTGCGCTCGGAGGATCATCAGATGTGCATCTCGTTCATGCTCCTCTGGCGGTCACCGAGTGCGCGGGCCGGGTCTTCACCACGTACCATCCGGCGTACACACGCGAGATCCCACATGACATACGTTTCGATCTCGTGCTCATCGACGGCCCGCCGGCATACCGGTACGGGCGCGAAGCGCCGCTGTATCACCTTGCCCCGTATCTCACGCAGGACGCGCTCATCGTCCTTGACGATGCCAACCGCGAACCCGAGCAGGAGGCCCTTGCAAACTGGCAGCGCACATGGCCAGAAGGATTCGCCATGGTCCAGTTCCCCGATCTCAAGAAAGGGCTGGCGGTCCTGAGGATCGGCGAGCCGGCCCGCGCCGTGCCCGCAGCGGTTCCAGGGGCGCAGGTGACAACAGACCTCGACCGTGTGATAACATTCCTGAAGACGGAAGGGGGCGTGTTCGCTGATGGTCGTTAG
- a CDS encoding DUF4920 domain-containing protein yields the protein MKSVLTIACVLALTASLAFAGNPKNYGKTLTLKEVTRVSEILANPEKFNGKRVRVQGAVVDVCSKRGCWIRLASDKEYESIVFKVEDGVIVFPMDAKGKTAVAEGVISAKTYTVEQLIEQGKHQAEETGKPFDPSTVKGPKTVVRIMGEGASIQ from the coding sequence ATGAAGTCTGTGTTGACGATCGCGTGCGTACTGGCTCTGACCGCCTCGCTGGCGTTTGCGGGGAACCCGAAGAATTATGGAAAGACCCTGACACTGAAAGAGGTCACCAGGGTATCGGAGATCCTCGCCAATCCCGAGAAGTTCAACGGCAAGCGGGTACGTGTGCAGGGTGCGGTCGTCGATGTCTGTTCGAAGCGCGGGTGCTGGATCCGGCTCGCCAGTGACAAGGAGTATGAGAGCATCGTGTTCAAGGTCGAGGACGGCGTCATCGTGTTCCCGATGGATGCCAAGGGGAAGACCGCCGTTGCTGAAGGTGTCATCTCTGCGAAGACCTACACGGTGGAACAGTTGATCGAGCAGGGCAAGCATCAGGCCGAAGAGACCGGGAAACCGTTCGATCCGTCGACCGTCAAAGGTCCGAAGACCGTCGTCCGCATCATGGGTGAAGGAGCATCGATACAGTAG
- a CDS encoding tetratricopeptide repeat protein, translated as MSMFRKSGESAATLMAAPPVQGTAASLSAEHRAALAYRRGDKDAALELYRDAARQAPADAGVQKALADFYLVGLNRPDEAYSAYQHVLDLTPHDPAVLQILGNICASSQKFGEARRYFSTLADVQPSNPIAQKALSALPPEGGLAVTPDAFRAMIEEAQRSMNTSNGIGVEDALDKLMQFKSRNVKSAAAAPVLTYEEICTIASQGKDDEAIAGLEQFVAAHPRDGRAHNDLGVLYYRAGSAAKALEEYRTAVECEPREIIYRKNLADLTYIELRDPEAALRHYVEILTISPRDAETLLALAQVCVDLQKDNDALVFLDTLLGNEPWNTQAREMRSALQVRQTLPGGTQPGLNALDAAGAALASGRRDEAIRLLEQHVQTSPQDASARNDLGVLYYQSGRVADAGVQYEEAVRLDPGNDIYAQNLADFCVVEAGRPEDALRIYVRILEKKPRDVDTLLGIGRICEVLGRGQDAKDFYRKALDAEPWNTAARDQWNRLGA; from the coding sequence ATGTCGATGTTCAGGAAGTCCGGCGAAAGCGCAGCCACTCTCATGGCCGCTCCTCCCGTGCAGGGGACGGCGGCATCGCTCTCCGCAGAGCACCGTGCAGCACTGGCCTATCGGCGTGGTGACAAAGATGCAGCGTTGGAGCTGTACCGCGATGCGGCGCGTCAGGCCCCGGCAGATGCCGGTGTCCAGAAAGCCCTCGCGGACTTCTACCTTGTCGGGCTCAACCGGCCGGACGAAGCCTATTCGGCGTACCAGCATGTCCTGGACCTTACCCCGCATGACCCGGCGGTGCTGCAGATCCTCGGGAACATCTGTGCATCATCGCAAAAGTTCGGAGAGGCGCGCCGGTATTTCTCGACACTCGCAGACGTGCAGCCGTCCAATCCCATTGCACAGAAGGCGTTGAGCGCCTTGCCGCCCGAAGGCGGCCTGGCGGTCACCCCCGATGCGTTCCGCGCCATGATCGAGGAGGCGCAGCGGTCGATGAACACCAGCAACGGCATTGGGGTCGAAGACGCGCTGGACAAACTCATGCAGTTCAAGTCGCGCAACGTGAAGTCTGCAGCGGCGGCGCCGGTCCTGACATATGAAGAGATCTGCACGATCGCTTCGCAGGGGAAAGACGATGAAGCGATCGCCGGATTGGAACAGTTCGTGGCGGCGCATCCCCGCGATGGCCGCGCCCACAACGATCTTGGTGTGTTATATTACCGGGCTGGTTCGGCAGCGAAGGCCCTGGAGGAATACCGTACGGCGGTCGAGTGCGAGCCACGGGAGATCATCTATCGCAAGAATCTGGCCGACCTGACATATATCGAGTTGCGTGATCCGGAGGCCGCTCTCCGGCATTACGTGGAGATCCTGACCATCTCCCCGCGTGACGCCGAAACATTGCTGGCGCTCGCGCAGGTGTGCGTGGACCTTCAGAAGGACAATGATGCTTTGGTGTTCCTTGATACGTTGCTGGGCAATGAGCCATGGAACACCCAGGCGCGCGAGATGCGGAGCGCACTCCAGGTGCGGCAGACGTTGCCGGGTGGCACACAGCCGGGGTTGAACGCCCTGGATGCTGCAGGTGCAGCGCTCGCGTCGGGTCGCAGGGATGAAGCCATCCGTCTTCTCGAACAGCATGTGCAGACGTCTCCGCAGGATGCCTCCGCACGGAACGATCTCGGCGTGCTCTACTACCAGAGCGGTCGCGTCGCAGATGCGGGCGTGCAGTATGAAGAGGCGGTCCGTCTTGACCCGGGGAACGACATCTACGCTCAGAATCTCGCGGACTTCTGCGTCGTGGAGGCCGGACGGCCGGAGGACGCTCTCCGGATCTATGTCCGCATCCTGGAGAAGAAACCGCGCGATGTGGACACGCTCCTCGGGATCGGCCGGATCTGTGAAGTACTCGGCCGGGGCCAGGACGCAAAGGACTTCTATCGCAAGGCACTCGACGCGGAGCCGTGGAACACGGCAGCCCGCGATCAGTGGAATCGTCTCGGCGCCTGA
- a CDS encoding PepSY-associated TM helix domain-containing protein — MRPPRFKWRKWNNILHRDIGYIIVGLTLVYGVSGIAVNHTADWNPNYTVEREGREIGPLDGGTREELIAVARERLGLDDEPKNVFRPDPETLQLFYDRMTYAIDIPTGKVIVESVRPRQVLFEFNQLHLNAPKKAWTYIADAYALSLIIVAITGMFVLKGKTGITGRGAWFVSVGVLIPVGYWLLHLYVF, encoded by the coding sequence GTGCGCCCGCCCCGCTTCAAATGGAGGAAATGGAACAACATCCTCCACCGCGACATCGGGTATATCATCGTTGGCCTGACGCTCGTGTATGGTGTGTCCGGCATTGCGGTGAACCATACTGCTGATTGGAATCCCAATTACACCGTCGAGCGGGAGGGCCGTGAGATCGGGCCGCTCGATGGCGGGACCCGGGAAGAGTTGATCGCGGTCGCCCGTGAGCGGCTCGGCCTTGACGATGAACCGAAGAACGTGTTCCGTCCGGACCCTGAAACGCTCCAATTGTTCTACGACCGGATGACCTATGCGATCGACATTCCTACAGGGAAGGTGATCGTCGAGTCGGTCCGGCCACGCCAGGTGTTGTTCGAGTTCAACCAGCTTCATCTGAATGCACCGAAGAAGGCGTGGACCTACATCGCTGATGCGTATGCATTGAGCCTCATCATCGTGGCGATCACGGGGATGTTCGTCCTCAAGGGGAAGACCGGGATCACGGGAAGAGGGGCGTGGTTTGTTTCGGTCGGTGTCCTGATTCCGGTCGGATACTGGCTCCTCCATCTTTACGTCTTCTGA
- a CDS encoding glycyl radical protein has protein sequence MTERVRALREQSVSIQPYLSAERALLVTEASRVSGVHSAPVARAMIFAHLLEHKTVCINDGELIVGERGPAPRATPTYPEICCHSMQDLDILHARPKIPYAVSDEVRAAYRDTLIPFWRGRTIREKLFAEMTPAWLATYEAGVFTEFMEQRAPGHTVLDKKIYHRGLLETIREIDRTIAALDFLNDPSAYARQEELRGMKISAAAVIRYAERHAEALEAQAAACGDAVRKQELLQVAAICRRVPAHAPATFHEALQMYWFIHLGVVTELNPWDSFNPGRLDQHLLPFYLAEKQQGTLTDDAARELLGCLWVKFSNQPAPPKVGVTAAESATYTDFANINCGGLRTDGSDGVNEVTYIVLDVIDEMRLVQPSSNIQVSRKNPDAFIKRALHIIRKGWGQPSIFNADTVIEEMLRQGKTIEDARDGGTSGCVETGAFGKESYILTGYFNFPKVFEITLHGGVDPRTGKMIGVPTGDPRTFTTMDEMIGAYRTQLRHFIDIKMRGNNVIERLYAVYVPTPFLSILIDDCIARGKDYSDGGARYNTNYIQGVGIGTLADCFAAMHTHVFESRTVPMEEMLTALKDDFVGHDRLRALMVNRTPKYGNDDERADAFMRDGFELFYDAVNGRPNTKGGVYRIQMLPTTCHVYFGSVTGALPDGRKAGVPLSEGISPVQGADRNGPTAVLRSAAKMDHVRTGGTLLNQKFTPELVEGEKGIDHLTRLVRSYFTMGGHHIQFNIVDAATLRRAQEHPEEHRDLIVRVAGYSDYFCDLGKALQDEIIERTEHQSF, from the coding sequence ATGACGGAGCGGGTCCGCGCGTTGCGCGAACAGAGCGTGTCTATCCAGCCGTATCTCTCAGCCGAACGGGCACTCCTGGTCACGGAAGCGTCACGGGTGTCGGGTGTGCACTCCGCCCCGGTAGCCCGCGCGATGATCTTCGCGCATCTGCTCGAACACAAGACGGTCTGTATCAACGACGGTGAACTGATCGTCGGCGAGCGCGGACCGGCGCCGAGGGCCACGCCGACCTATCCGGAGATCTGCTGCCACTCGATGCAGGACCTGGATATCCTTCATGCCCGTCCGAAGATCCCGTATGCGGTGAGCGACGAGGTACGCGCTGCCTACCGCGACACGCTGATCCCGTTCTGGCGCGGCCGGACGATACGCGAAAAGTTGTTCGCGGAAATGACGCCCGCCTGGCTCGCAACGTACGAGGCCGGTGTCTTCACGGAGTTCATGGAGCAGCGTGCGCCGGGGCATACGGTGCTCGACAAGAAGATCTATCATCGCGGGCTGCTGGAGACCATCCGTGAGATCGACCGGACGATCGCCGCGCTGGATTTCCTGAACGACCCGTCGGCATATGCCAGACAGGAAGAGTTGCGCGGGATGAAGATCAGTGCCGCGGCGGTGATCCGGTATGCGGAACGGCACGCCGAAGCGCTCGAGGCACAGGCAGCGGCATGTGGCGACGCGGTCAGGAAGCAGGAGCTGCTGCAGGTGGCGGCGATCTGCCGCCGGGTGCCCGCGCACGCACCGGCGACGTTCCACGAAGCGTTGCAGATGTACTGGTTCATTCATCTCGGCGTGGTGACGGAGTTGAACCCGTGGGATTCGTTCAATCCCGGCCGACTGGACCAGCACCTGCTCCCGTTCTATCTTGCCGAAAAGCAGCAGGGAACGCTCACGGATGATGCTGCCCGGGAGCTGCTCGGTTGCCTCTGGGTGAAGTTCAGCAATCAGCCGGCCCCGCCGAAGGTGGGCGTCACGGCGGCGGAAAGCGCGACCTACACGGATTTTGCGAACATCAATTGCGGCGGCCTGCGCACCGATGGTTCCGACGGGGTGAATGAGGTGACGTATATCGTTCTGGATGTCATCGATGAGATGCGTCTCGTCCAGCCCAGTTCGAATATCCAGGTGAGCCGCAAGAATCCCGATGCGTTCATCAAGCGTGCATTGCATATCATCCGGAAGGGGTGGGGACAGCCTTCGATCTTCAATGCGGACACCGTCATTGAAGAGATGCTGCGGCAGGGGAAGACGATCGAAGATGCGCGTGATGGCGGGACCAGCGGGTGCGTGGAGACCGGTGCCTTCGGCAAGGAAAGCTATATCCTCACCGGCTATTTCAATTTCCCGAAGGTCTTTGAGATCACGTTGCACGGCGGGGTGGACCCGCGGACGGGGAAGATGATCGGCGTGCCGACGGGTGACCCCCGCACGTTCACGACCATGGACGAGATGATCGGCGCCTACCGCACGCAGTTGCGTCACTTCATCGATATCAAGATGCGTGGCAACAATGTCATCGAACGGCTCTATGCCGTGTATGTGCCCACGCCGTTCCTGTCGATCCTGATCGACGACTGCATCGCGCGCGGGAAGGATTATTCGGACGGTGGGGCGCGGTACAACACGAACTACATCCAGGGTGTCGGCATCGGCACGCTTGCGGATTGCTTCGCGGCGATGCATACCCATGTCTTCGAGAGCCGTACCGTGCCGATGGAGGAGATGCTCACCGCGCTCAAGGATGACTTTGTGGGCCACGACCGGTTGCGTGCCCTCATGGTGAACCGGACACCGAAATACGGGAATGATGATGAGCGGGCCGATGCGTTCATGCGCGACGGATTCGAACTCTTCTACGATGCAGTGAATGGCCGTCCGAATACGAAGGGTGGGGTCTACCGCATCCAGATGCTGCCCACCACATGCCATGTGTATTTCGGTTCGGTGACAGGCGCACTGCCGGATGGCCGCAAGGCCGGCGTCCCGTTGTCCGAGGGTATCTCGCCCGTCCAGGGAGCCGACAGGAATGGGCCGACCGCTGTGCTGCGGTCGGCGGCAAAGATGGATCATGTCCGTACCGGCGGTACGTTGCTGAACCAGAAGTTCACTCCCGAGTTGGTGGAAGGCGAGAAAGGGATCGATCACCTGACACGGCTGGTCCGCTCGTACTTCACCATGGGCGGACACCACATCCAGTTCAATATCGTGGATGCGGCGACGCTCCGGCGGGCGCAGGAGCATCCGGAAGAGCACCGCGACCTGATCGTACGGGTGGCCGGCTACAGCGACTATTTCTGCGATCTCGGCAAGGCGTTGCAGGACGAGATCATCGAGCGGACGGAGCATCAGTCGTTCTAG
- a CDS encoding glycyl-radical enzyme activating protein: MTGTIFNIMRFAVNDGPGIRTTVFFKGCPLACTWCHNPEGLNRAHEVAYRTERCAHCGACIEACPEHALSEASGGVQRAQDLCVACGTCAGACVTGARELMGREITVAELLTEVLKDRVFYDESGGGVTFSGGEPLLQYEFLTGALAACRKADLRTAVETTGFAAWEKVHALVPLTDLFLYDVKLMDAERHRQFTGVSNVRILENLRDLAATSARVTVRVPLVPGVNDDEENIRAIARYVADLGTVSSIHLLPFHAGASGKYHALGMAYAMEGMRSPAQDRVQTLASLITAHGVAVHIGG, translated from the coding sequence ATGACAGGGACGATCTTCAATATCATGCGGTTCGCGGTGAACGACGGCCCGGGCATACGGACGACGGTCTTCTTCAAGGGATGTCCGCTTGCGTGCACCTGGTGCCACAATCCGGAGGGATTGAACCGCGCGCATGAAGTGGCCTACCGGACCGAACGGTGTGCCCATTGTGGTGCGTGCATCGAGGCATGTCCGGAACACGCGCTCTCGGAGGCATCGGGTGGTGTGCAGCGTGCGCAGGATCTCTGCGTGGCGTGCGGCACATGTGCCGGAGCCTGTGTCACCGGTGCACGCGAATTGATGGGCCGGGAGATCACGGTCGCAGAACTCCTGACGGAAGTCCTGAAAGACCGCGTGTTCTACGATGAATCGGGAGGCGGCGTCACATTCTCCGGCGGTGAACCGCTGCTTCAATATGAGTTCCTGACCGGGGCGCTGGCGGCGTGCAGGAAAGCGGACCTGCGGACGGCCGTGGAGACCACGGGATTCGCGGCATGGGAAAAGGTCCATGCCCTGGTCCCACTGACGGACCTCTTTCTGTACGATGTGAAGTTGATGGATGCGGAGCGGCATCGGCAGTTCACCGGTGTCTCGAATGTACGTATCCTGGAGAACCTGCGGGACCTCGCCGCGACCAGTGCCCGGGTGACCGTACGCGTGCCGCTGGTCCCGGGCGTGAATGACGACGAAGAGAATATCCGTGCGATAGCACGGTACGTTGCGGACCTGGGGACGGTGTCGTCGATCCATCTCCTGCCATTCCATGCCGGAGCCTCCGGCAAGTATCATGCGCTGGGGATGGCGTATGCGATGGAGGGCATGCGGTCGCCCGCACAGGACCGGGTACAGACACTTGCATCATTGATCACAGCGCACGGTGTTGCCGTGCACATCGGAGGATGA
- a CDS encoding class I SAM-dependent methyltransferase translates to MSPHPQPRRQVRKVEHGRLTYYLEAATAEFWDHHWSGALNRQSYAEAEAGQLAWFEEPFTRYLPATGTILEAGCGIGQYVVALRRRGYNVVGVEWAARTVEHVRSIFPGIPVTSGDVTALDVPDGAYSGYVSLGVMEHRREGPEPFLREAHRVLSPGGVAMISVPHFHPLRRLKGMVGAYGGDASDLGFYQYAFRAQEFAWFIREAGFEIVEMRGYDGIKGVKDELGFVRSLLSHPRYGIAVRRFLGSSSVVERTFGHMMLFVCRKPQPAATPSGPEQPAPLRVETPVTSGAHLGVFLTRGMSLAAWDEVGMLEREMALYRRLSVPWNEGHAGKLWRFRRDGLWSEVPGDQHMRQHRRLVP, encoded by the coding sequence GTGAGTCCGCACCCTCAGCCCCGTCGTCAGGTCCGGAAGGTCGAACACGGCCGTCTCACATACTATCTGGAGGCGGCGACCGCGGAGTTCTGGGATCATCATTGGTCCGGCGCTCTCAACCGGCAGTCCTATGCGGAGGCCGAAGCCGGGCAGCTCGCATGGTTCGAAGAGCCGTTCACACGGTACCTGCCTGCAACCGGGACGATCCTGGAGGCAGGGTGTGGCATCGGTCAGTATGTGGTTGCGCTGCGGAGGCGCGGTTACAATGTGGTCGGTGTTGAATGGGCGGCGCGTACGGTCGAACATGTCCGGAGCATCTTCCCGGGGATCCCCGTAACGTCAGGCGACGTGACGGCACTCGATGTGCCGGACGGTGCCTACAGCGGATACGTCTCTCTCGGTGTGATGGAACACCGCCGTGAAGGTCCGGAGCCATTCCTCCGTGAGGCGCATCGCGTTCTGTCGCCCGGCGGTGTCGCCATGATCTCCGTGCCTCACTTTCATCCACTTCGCCGGCTGAAGGGGATGGTCGGCGCGTATGGCGGCGACGCATCGGACCTGGGGTTCTATCAATATGCATTCCGTGCCCAGGAGTTCGCCTGGTTCATCCGTGAAGCGGGGTTCGAGATCGTTGAAATGCGCGGCTACGATGGCATCAAGGGGGTGAAAGATGAACTGGGCTTCGTACGGTCGCTGCTCTCTCACCCGCGATACGGCATTGCCGTGCGCCGTTTCCTCGGATCGAGCAGCGTCGTCGAGAGGACATTCGGGCACATGATGTTGTTCGTTTGCCGCAAGCCACAGCCTGCCGCTACGCCATCCGGGCCTGAACAGCCTGCGCCACTCCGTGTGGAAACCCCTGTGACGTCCGGTGCGCACCTCGGGGTCTTCCTGACCCGGGGCATGTCGCTCGCCGCGTGGGATGAGGTCGGCATGCTGGAACGGGAAATGGCCCTCTATCGCCGGTTGTCTGTCCCGTGGAATGAAGGTCACGCTGGTAAGCTATGGCGGTTCCGAAGAGATGGCCTATGGTCCGAGGTTCCCGGGGATCAGCATATGCGCCAACACCGGCGGCTTGTCCCCTGA
- a CDS encoding methyltransferase domain-containing protein, producing the protein MSDTIGRRYSTTRFAMYNALEEYIRRVGLGGRVLMVSEGTEPAIRRMFPGDTAFTVTTYPPVDVSDLGMFADASFDCVVTDQVLEHVRQPWRALAEQRRVLVPGGVAINTSCSFNPVHDTCDYFRFMPDGFRALHEDLVGRVEMSGSWGNRESIGRFVTDGTKSFDVRGNQELIGRATCTEAAWPWVVWCAARIPEGDEYP; encoded by the coding sequence ATGAGCGACACCATCGGCAGACGGTATTCGACCACACGGTTCGCGATGTACAACGCGTTGGAGGAATATATCCGTCGCGTCGGGCTCGGTGGCCGCGTGCTGATGGTCAGCGAAGGCACGGAACCGGCGATCCGCCGCATGTTCCCCGGGGACACGGCATTCACCGTGACGACGTATCCGCCCGTGGATGTTTCGGATCTGGGCATGTTTGCCGATGCCTCCTTTGACTGTGTGGTCACGGATCAGGTGCTGGAGCATGTGCGTCAACCATGGCGCGCACTCGCGGAACAACGGCGTGTGCTCGTGCCCGGTGGGGTCGCGATCAATACCAGCTGCTCCTTCAATCCGGTGCATGATACGTGCGACTACTTCCGCTTCATGCCCGATGGGTTCAGGGCGCTGCATGAGGACCTGGTCGGCCGTGTGGAGATGAGTGGATCGTGGGGAAACCGGGAGAGCATCGGCCGCTTTGTGACGGACGGGACAAAGAGTTTTGATGTCCGGGGCAACCAAGAACTGATAGGACGCGCCACATGCACCGAGGCCGCATGGCCCTGGGTGGTGTGGTGCGCCGCACGTATACCCGAGGGAGATGAATATCCATGA
- a CDS encoding glycosyltransferase family 4 protein, whose translation MFQRLSFWHPRISRVHVSYSEMEEVMARTGMDRAKIHRIPLAVELDLFRMRTSIDRAGSRAALGIPRDAFVVGSFQKDGNGWGDGFEPKLIKGPDIFLKAIDGVRDRIPGLMVLLTGPARGYMKRGLEQLHVPYKHVQVDRYQDVAACYHAIDAYVVASRQEGGPKAILESMACGVPLVTTRVGQAIDLVHHGVNGWMTAPEDANHLAAGILAIHHDPRAWETIALNGRLTAEANSYERQSSLWHRFFDGFVVPVPRHGTRMMGGNIQTTERRMP comes from the coding sequence ATGTTCCAGCGATTGTCGTTCTGGCATCCACGCATCAGCAGGGTGCATGTCAGCTACTCCGAGATGGAAGAAGTGATGGCGCGGACCGGGATGGACCGTGCGAAGATCCACCGCATACCGCTGGCGGTCGAGTTGGACCTGTTCCGGATGCGGACCTCCATCGACCGGGCGGGGTCGCGCGCAGCGCTCGGTATCCCCCGGGATGCGTTCGTGGTGGGTTCATTCCAGAAGGACGGGAATGGCTGGGGCGACGGGTTCGAGCCGAAACTCATCAAGGGCCCGGACATTTTCCTGAAGGCGATCGATGGTGTGCGCGACCGGATCCCCGGCCTCATGGTACTGCTCACGGGGCCGGCGCGGGGGTACATGAAGCGCGGCCTCGAACAGTTGCATGTGCCGTACAAGCATGTGCAGGTCGACAGATATCAGGATGTGGCAGCGTGCTATCACGCGATCGATGCCTATGTCGTGGCGTCGCGGCAGGAAGGTGGGCCCAAGGCCATCCTCGAATCGATGGCCTGCGGCGTGCCGCTGGTGACGACACGGGTCGGCCAGGCGATCGATCTGGTGCACCACGGGGTCAATGGATGGATGACCGCTCCTGAAGATGCGAACCATCTCGCCGCGGGCATTCTTGCGATCCACCATGATCCCCGCGCGTGGGAAACGATCGCCCTGAACGGACGCCTGACCGCCGAGGCGAACTCCTATGAACGGCAATCGTCGCTCTGGCACAGGTTCTTTGACGGGTTCGTTGTTCCCGTTCCGCGTCACGGAACGAGGATGATGGGGGGGAACATCCAGACCACCGAACGGAGGATGCCGTGA
- a CDS encoding tetratricopeptide repeat protein, which produces MSHEIQDFESEVIERSRTVPVLVDFWAEWCGPCKALGPVLERLAENAGGRWVLAKVDTDRHQQIAARFGIRGIPNVKLFIDGAPVNEFTGALPEQAVVQWLNKALPDPLAGEIVHAEQAIAAGNADEARPVLEAVLQKEPGHEHARVLLARTLLEIHPDRALELVRGLEEDSKEFPMVDAIRTVAGLTEKLAGAEALPGGTAKQTYGEGLQALARFDHEQALQHFIAVIRADRYYDDDGARKACVAIFKMLGEEHEITRTYRREFSSALNV; this is translated from the coding sequence ATGAGCCACGAAATTCAGGATTTTGAATCAGAGGTCATAGAGCGAAGCCGTACCGTCCCCGTCCTTGTGGATTTTTGGGCGGAATGGTGCGGCCCGTGCAAGGCGCTCGGCCCCGTGTTGGAACGTTTGGCGGAGAACGCGGGAGGGCGGTGGGTCCTTGCGAAAGTGGACACCGATCGGCATCAGCAGATCGCAGCACGGTTCGGTATCCGCGGCATCCCGAATGTGAAACTGTTCATTGATGGCGCGCCCGTGAATGAATTCACCGGTGCATTGCCCGAGCAGGCCGTGGTCCAGTGGCTGAACAAGGCCCTGCCCGATCCGCTGGCGGGTGAGATCGTTCACGCCGAACAGGCCATCGCCGCGGGGAATGCGGATGAGGCCAGACCGGTCCTGGAGGCCGTGCTGCAGAAGGAGCCCGGACACGAGCATGCACGTGTGCTGCTGGCGCGGACGTTGCTGGAGATCCATCCGGACAGAGCGCTGGAGCTTGTGCGGGGGCTCGAAGAAGATTCAAAGGAATTCCCGATGGTGGATGCCATCAGGACCGTTGCCGGGTTGACGGAAAAGCTGGCGGGTGCGGAGGCCCTCCCCGGGGGGACGGCGAAACAGACATACGGTGAGGGGTTGCAGGCCCTGGCCCGGTTCGATCATGAGCAGGCGTTGCAGCACTTCATCGCTGTGATCAGGGCAGATCGGTATTATGATGACGATGGTGCGCGGAAGGCGTGCGTGGCCATCTTCAAGATGCTGGGTGAGGAGCATGAGATCACCCGGACGTACAGGCGGGAGTTCAGCAGCGCGTTGAATGTGTGA